One window from the genome of Megalobrama amblycephala isolate DHTTF-2021 linkage group LG4, ASM1881202v1, whole genome shotgun sequence encodes:
- the nos2a gene encoding nitric oxide synthase 2a, inducible isoform X2 produces the protein MVVSPVCGFICLWTEVLRQKPTVKSRMGKQFQTTTVEKDKPTVQSKLSVDRPVRCPFAVHLRNYKDGSTLQDTLHHRAAKNTPCNSKTCEGSIMNPKSLIRGHSKITPSSDDILTQAVDFIDQYYKSFKISNPTEHQARIERVTLEITLTGSYSLTTDELAFGAKQAWRNAPRCIGRIQWANLQLFDARQCKTAEDMFHALCTHLKYATNGGNLRSAITVFPQRTDGDHDFRVWNGQLIKYAGYQMEDGSVIGDPAGVEFTQVCIQLGWKPKYGRFDVLPLVLQANGEDPELFEIPPELILEVPIEHPEYEWFKDLNLKWYAVPAVANMLMEIGGLEFTACPFNGWYMGTEIGVRDFCDSQRYNILERVGQLMGLETRKLSSLWKDQALVAINVAVIHSFQKSKVTITDHHSASESFMQHLETEVRLRGGCPADWVWLVPPMSGSLTPVYHQEMLNYILSPFFFYQADAWLTHKWKDEKKGLWRRKVNFKGLIRAVFFSQVLIKAVMAKRVRCTVLYATETGKSLTFAKKLNTMLSRAFDSRLVCMEDYDLGELETESLLMVVTSTFGNGESPGNGVSFRKQLFSLQNLKNNVRYSVFGLGSRVYPQFCAFAHDVDDKLADLGAKRLTATGEGDELNGQDEAFSAWACTAFKDACEEFNIKTKLKSVEQQSDGWEPQRYRLQHDSCALDQIKALSALHSKTMFPMTLKRRQKLQSAQSSRSTILVELMTDGNTEALNFAAGDHVGIFPENSAELVNGIVKHLPDAPPINQSLHLESLSDSSPEEMRWQTDERIPACTLVQALTYFLDVTTPPSQSLLRKLSTVAGQEEDRKRLEALASDFQEYSTWKDFYRPTFLEVLEEFPSLKVPTTFLLSQIPLLKPRLYSVSSSLDRHPNELHLTVSVVEYHTQGGKGPMHFGTCSTWLNTIKRGHTVPCFIHRSGGFHLPEDPRTPVILIGAGSGIAPFRSFWQQRMHDTKKTGLQMTPMTLLFGCRDSQTDHLYKVETLKLRLDGILDNVNTAYSRQPGKQKMYVQDVLREQLSEKALEVLHKNAGHLYVCGGMNMARDVASTLQDILVNKTGMTITEAGEYLERLKVEKRYHEDIFGA, from the exons GTACTGAGACAGAAACCCACTGTCAAAAG CAGGATGGGAAAACAATTCCAAACCACAACTGTTGAAAAAGACAAACCGACTGTGCAGTCTAAG TTATCAGTCGATCGCCCAGTTCGATGTCCATTCGCTGTTCATTTGCGAAACTATAAGGATGGCTCGACCCTTCAGGATACGCTGCATCACAGAGCAGCTAAG AATACACCATGCAATTCCAAAACTTGCGAGGGCTCCATAATGAATCCCAAATCTCTGATACGTGGTCATTCCAAAATCACACCTTCCTCAGATGACATCCTCACTCAGGCAGTGGATTTCATCGACCAGTACTACAAATCATTCAAAAT CTCCAATCCAACGGAGCACCAGGCTCGGATTGAAAGGGTCACGCTGGAGATCACCCTGACCGGGTCCTACTCACTCACTACAGATGAACTCGCTTTTGGAGCCAAACAAGCATGGAGAAACGCCCCGAGGTGCATTGGCAGGATCCAGTGGGCTAATTTACAG CTTTTCGATGCGCGTCAGTGCAAGACCGCCGAGGACATGTTTCATGCCTTGTGTACTCATCTTAAGTATGCTACTAATGGAGGAAACTTGAG GTCTGCCATCACTGTGTTCCCTCAAAGAACAGATGGAGATCATGATTTCCGGGTATGGAACGGTCAGCTTATAAAGTACGCTGGCTATCAGATGGAAGATGGTAGTGTGATCGGGGACCCAGCAGGTGTGGAGTTTACACAG GTGTGTATTCAGCTAGGATGGAAACCAAAGTATGGTCGCTTTGATGTGCTCCCACTAGTCCTGCAGGCGAATGGAGAGGACCCTGAACTTTTTGAAATTCCTCCAGAACTGATTCTGGAGGTCCCAATAGAGCATCCAGA GTATGAATGGTTCAAAGATCTAAACCTCAAGTGGTATGCAGTTCCTGCAGTGGCCAACATGCTCATGGAAATCGGTGGTCTGGAATTCACAGCATGTCCGTTCAACGGCTGGTACATGGGCACAGAGATTGGAGTGAGGGACTTCTGTGACAGCCAGCGCTACAACATTTTGGAG CGCGTTGGCCAACTAATGGGCTTAGAGACACGCAAGCTGTCTTCACTGTGGAAAGACCAGGCACTCGTGGCTATCAATGTTGCAGTGATTCATAGTTTTCAG AAAAGTAAGGTCACTATCACGGACCATCATTCAGCAAGCGAGTCCTTCATGCAGCACTTGGAGACAGAAGTTCGTCTGCGTGGAGGTTGTCCAGCTGATTGGGTGTGGCTGGTCCCGCCCATGTCTGGCTCCCTCACCCCCGTGTACCATCAGGAGATGCTCAACTACATCCTTTCTCCATTTTTCTTTTATCAG GCTGATGCGTGGCTAACACacaaatggaaagatgagaaGAAAGGACTTTGGAGACGTAAGGTCAACTTCAAAGGACTAATAAG AGCAGTGTTTTTTTCTCAAGTACTCATCAAAGCAGTCATGGCCAAGAGAGTGCGTTGCACTGTTCTCTATGCCACCGAAACAGGGAAGTCACTGACTTTTGCCAAAAAACTGAACACCATGCTCAGCCGTGCCTTCGACTCCAGG CTGGTATGCATGGAGGACTATGATCTCGGTGAGCTTGAGACAGAGAGCCTTCTGATGGTCGTCACCAGTACTTTCGGCAATGGGGAAAGTCCAGGAAATGGAGTG AGCTTCAGGAAGCAGCTTTTCAGCTTGCAAAACTTGAAAAACAATGTCAG GTACAGTGTGTTTGGCCTTGGCTCACGCGTGTACCCACAGTTCTGTGCTTTTGCCCATGATGTGGATGACAAGCTTGCTGATCTGGGGGCCAAGCGTCTGACTGCCACAGGGGAGGGAGATGAACTTAACGGGCAGGATGAGGCTTTCTCTGCCTGGGCTTGCACTGCTTTTAAG GATGCATGTGAGGAGTTCAACATTAAAACAAAGCTGAAGAGTGTTGAGCAACAGTCGGATGGCTGGGAACCACAGAGATACAGACTTCAGCATGACAGTTGCGCTCTGGACCAAATTAAAG CACTGTCTGCTCTTCACTCTAAAACTATGTTTCCTATGACACTGAAAAGAAGGCAGAAACTGCAGAGCGCTCAGTCAAG TCGTTCTACTATCCTGGTTGAGCTGATGACGGATGGAAACACAGAAGCCTTGAACTTTGCCGCTGGAGATCATGTGGGGATTTTTCCTGAGAATTCTGCAGAGTTGGTGAATGGTATTGTGAAGCATCTCCCAGATGCCCCTCCTATTAACCAGAGCCTTCACTTGGAGTCCCTCTCTGACTCTAGCCCTG AGGAAATGAGATGGCAGACAGATGAGCGTATCCCTGCTTGCACTCTGGTCCAGGCTCTTACATACTTCCTTGATGTCACGACTCCACCATCACAAAGTCTGCTGCGCAAACTCTCTACAGTGGCTGGTCAAGAAGAGGATCGCAAACGGCTTGAGGCACTTGCATCG GATTTCCAGGAATATTCTACATGGAAAGATTTCTACAGGCCCACCTTCTTGGAGGTGCTTGAAGAATTTCCCTCTCTAAAAGTCCCTACCACCTTCCTTCTCAGCCAGATTCCTCTGCTGAAGCCCCGTCTGTACTCTGTCAGCTCCTCATTGGACCGTCATCCGAATGAGCTGCACCTCACGGTGTCTGTGGTGGAGTACCACACCCAGG GAGGAAAGGGCCCTATGCATTTTGGCACCTGCAGCACATGGCTTAACACCATCAAAAGAGGACACACAGTTCCCTGCTTCATCCACCG CTCGGGTGGGTTTCATCTCCCAGAAGACCCCAGAACTCCAGTTATTCTGATAGGGGCTGGCAGTGGTATTGCTCCTTTCCGCAGCTTCTGGCAACAGCGCATGCACGACACGAAAAAGACAG GTCTGCAAATGACTCCTATGACACTGCTGTTTGGGTGCCGTGATTCACAAACAGACCATCTGTATAAAGTAGAAACACTGAAGTTGAGACTTGATGGCATTCTGGACAACGTCAATACAGCTTATTCTCGCCAACCTGGTAAACAAAAG ATGTATGTACAGGATGTCTTGAGGGAGCAGCTATCTGAAAAGGCCTTGGAGGTTCTACACAAGAACGCAGGTCATCTGTATGTCTGCGGCGGCATGAACATGGCTCGTGATGTTGCTAGCACTTTGCAAGATATCCTGGTGAATAAAACAGGCATGACCATCACAGAAGCTGGAGAATATCTGGAGAGGTTGAAG GTGGAGAAGAGAtaccatgaagatatttttggaGCCTAA
- the nos2a gene encoding nitric oxide synthase 2a, inducible isoform X3: MVVSPVCGFICLWTEVLRQKPTVKRMGKQFQTTTVEKDKPTVQSKQLSVDRPVRCPFAVHLRNYKDGSTLQDTLHHRAAKNTPCNSKTCEGSIMNPKSLIRGHSKITPSSDDILTQAVDFIDQYYKSFKISNPTEHQARIERVTLEITLTGSYSLTTDELAFGAKQAWRNAPRCIGRIQWANLQLFDARQCKTAEDMFHALCTHLKYATNGGNLRSAITVFPQRTDGDHDFRVWNGQLIKYAGYQMEDGSVIGDPAGVEFTQVCIQLGWKPKYGRFDVLPLVLQANGEDPELFEIPPELILEVPIEHPEYEWFKDLNLKWYAVPAVANMLMEIGGLEFTACPFNGWYMGTEIGVRDFCDSQRYNILERVGQLMGLETRKLSSLWKDQALVAINVAVIHSFQKSKVTITDHHSASESFMQHLETEVRLRGGCPADWVWLVPPMSGSLTPVYHQEMLNYILSPFFFYQADAWLTHKWKDEKKGLWRRKVNFKGLIRAVFFSQVLIKAVMAKRVRCTVLYATETGKSLTFAKKLNTMLSRAFDSRLVCMEDYDLGELETESLLMVVTSTFGNGESPGNGVSFRKQLFSLQNLKNNVRYSVFGLGSRVYPQFCAFAHDVDDKLADLGAKRLTATGEGDELNGQDEAFSAWACTAFKDACEEFNIKTKLKSVEQQSDGWEPQRYRLQHDSCALDQIKALSALHSKTMFPMTLKRRQKLQSAQSSRSTILVELMTDGNTEALNFAAGDHVGIFPENSAELVNGIVKHLPDAPPINQSLHLESLSDSSPEEMRWQTDERIPACTLVQALTYFLDVTTPPSQSLLRKLSTVAGQEEDRKRLEALASDFQEYSTWKDFYRPTFLEVLEEFPSLKVPTTFLLSQIPLLKPRLYSVSSSLDRHPNELHLTVSVVEYHTQGGKGPMHFGTCSTWLNTIKRGHTVPCFIHRSGGFHLPEDPRTPVILIGAGSGIAPFRSFWQQRMHDTKKTGLQMTPMTLLFGCRDSQTDHLYKVETLKLRLDGILDNVNTAYSRQPGKQKMYVQDVLREQLSEKALEVLHKNAGHLYVCGGMNMARDVASTLQDILVNKTGMTITEAGEYLERLKVEKRYHEDIFGA, encoded by the exons GTACTGAGACAGAAACCCACTGTCAAAAG GATGGGAAAACAATTCCAAACCACAACTGTTGAAAAAGACAAACCGACTGTGCAGTCTAAG CAGTTATCAGTCGATCGCCCAGTTCGATGTCCATTCGCTGTTCATTTGCGAAACTATAAGGATGGCTCGACCCTTCAGGATACGCTGCATCACAGAGCAGCTAAG AATACACCATGCAATTCCAAAACTTGCGAGGGCTCCATAATGAATCCCAAATCTCTGATACGTGGTCATTCCAAAATCACACCTTCCTCAGATGACATCCTCACTCAGGCAGTGGATTTCATCGACCAGTACTACAAATCATTCAAAAT CTCCAATCCAACGGAGCACCAGGCTCGGATTGAAAGGGTCACGCTGGAGATCACCCTGACCGGGTCCTACTCACTCACTACAGATGAACTCGCTTTTGGAGCCAAACAAGCATGGAGAAACGCCCCGAGGTGCATTGGCAGGATCCAGTGGGCTAATTTACAG CTTTTCGATGCGCGTCAGTGCAAGACCGCCGAGGACATGTTTCATGCCTTGTGTACTCATCTTAAGTATGCTACTAATGGAGGAAACTTGAG GTCTGCCATCACTGTGTTCCCTCAAAGAACAGATGGAGATCATGATTTCCGGGTATGGAACGGTCAGCTTATAAAGTACGCTGGCTATCAGATGGAAGATGGTAGTGTGATCGGGGACCCAGCAGGTGTGGAGTTTACACAG GTGTGTATTCAGCTAGGATGGAAACCAAAGTATGGTCGCTTTGATGTGCTCCCACTAGTCCTGCAGGCGAATGGAGAGGACCCTGAACTTTTTGAAATTCCTCCAGAACTGATTCTGGAGGTCCCAATAGAGCATCCAGA GTATGAATGGTTCAAAGATCTAAACCTCAAGTGGTATGCAGTTCCTGCAGTGGCCAACATGCTCATGGAAATCGGTGGTCTGGAATTCACAGCATGTCCGTTCAACGGCTGGTACATGGGCACAGAGATTGGAGTGAGGGACTTCTGTGACAGCCAGCGCTACAACATTTTGGAG CGCGTTGGCCAACTAATGGGCTTAGAGACACGCAAGCTGTCTTCACTGTGGAAAGACCAGGCACTCGTGGCTATCAATGTTGCAGTGATTCATAGTTTTCAG AAAAGTAAGGTCACTATCACGGACCATCATTCAGCAAGCGAGTCCTTCATGCAGCACTTGGAGACAGAAGTTCGTCTGCGTGGAGGTTGTCCAGCTGATTGGGTGTGGCTGGTCCCGCCCATGTCTGGCTCCCTCACCCCCGTGTACCATCAGGAGATGCTCAACTACATCCTTTCTCCATTTTTCTTTTATCAG GCTGATGCGTGGCTAACACacaaatggaaagatgagaaGAAAGGACTTTGGAGACGTAAGGTCAACTTCAAAGGACTAATAAG AGCAGTGTTTTTTTCTCAAGTACTCATCAAAGCAGTCATGGCCAAGAGAGTGCGTTGCACTGTTCTCTATGCCACCGAAACAGGGAAGTCACTGACTTTTGCCAAAAAACTGAACACCATGCTCAGCCGTGCCTTCGACTCCAGG CTGGTATGCATGGAGGACTATGATCTCGGTGAGCTTGAGACAGAGAGCCTTCTGATGGTCGTCACCAGTACTTTCGGCAATGGGGAAAGTCCAGGAAATGGAGTG AGCTTCAGGAAGCAGCTTTTCAGCTTGCAAAACTTGAAAAACAATGTCAG GTACAGTGTGTTTGGCCTTGGCTCACGCGTGTACCCACAGTTCTGTGCTTTTGCCCATGATGTGGATGACAAGCTTGCTGATCTGGGGGCCAAGCGTCTGACTGCCACAGGGGAGGGAGATGAACTTAACGGGCAGGATGAGGCTTTCTCTGCCTGGGCTTGCACTGCTTTTAAG GATGCATGTGAGGAGTTCAACATTAAAACAAAGCTGAAGAGTGTTGAGCAACAGTCGGATGGCTGGGAACCACAGAGATACAGACTTCAGCATGACAGTTGCGCTCTGGACCAAATTAAAG CACTGTCTGCTCTTCACTCTAAAACTATGTTTCCTATGACACTGAAAAGAAGGCAGAAACTGCAGAGCGCTCAGTCAAG TCGTTCTACTATCCTGGTTGAGCTGATGACGGATGGAAACACAGAAGCCTTGAACTTTGCCGCTGGAGATCATGTGGGGATTTTTCCTGAGAATTCTGCAGAGTTGGTGAATGGTATTGTGAAGCATCTCCCAGATGCCCCTCCTATTAACCAGAGCCTTCACTTGGAGTCCCTCTCTGACTCTAGCCCTG AGGAAATGAGATGGCAGACAGATGAGCGTATCCCTGCTTGCACTCTGGTCCAGGCTCTTACATACTTCCTTGATGTCACGACTCCACCATCACAAAGTCTGCTGCGCAAACTCTCTACAGTGGCTGGTCAAGAAGAGGATCGCAAACGGCTTGAGGCACTTGCATCG GATTTCCAGGAATATTCTACATGGAAAGATTTCTACAGGCCCACCTTCTTGGAGGTGCTTGAAGAATTTCCCTCTCTAAAAGTCCCTACCACCTTCCTTCTCAGCCAGATTCCTCTGCTGAAGCCCCGTCTGTACTCTGTCAGCTCCTCATTGGACCGTCATCCGAATGAGCTGCACCTCACGGTGTCTGTGGTGGAGTACCACACCCAGG GAGGAAAGGGCCCTATGCATTTTGGCACCTGCAGCACATGGCTTAACACCATCAAAAGAGGACACACAGTTCCCTGCTTCATCCACCG CTCGGGTGGGTTTCATCTCCCAGAAGACCCCAGAACTCCAGTTATTCTGATAGGGGCTGGCAGTGGTATTGCTCCTTTCCGCAGCTTCTGGCAACAGCGCATGCACGACACGAAAAAGACAG GTCTGCAAATGACTCCTATGACACTGCTGTTTGGGTGCCGTGATTCACAAACAGACCATCTGTATAAAGTAGAAACACTGAAGTTGAGACTTGATGGCATTCTGGACAACGTCAATACAGCTTATTCTCGCCAACCTGGTAAACAAAAG ATGTATGTACAGGATGTCTTGAGGGAGCAGCTATCTGAAAAGGCCTTGGAGGTTCTACACAAGAACGCAGGTCATCTGTATGTCTGCGGCGGCATGAACATGGCTCGTGATGTTGCTAGCACTTTGCAAGATATCCTGGTGAATAAAACAGGCATGACCATCACAGAAGCTGGAGAATATCTGGAGAGGTTGAAG GTGGAGAAGAGAtaccatgaagatatttttggaGCCTAA
- the nos2a gene encoding nitric oxide synthase 2a, inducible isoform X4 codes for MVVSPVCGFICLWTEVLRQKPTVKRMGKQFQTTTVEKDKPTVQSKLSVDRPVRCPFAVHLRNYKDGSTLQDTLHHRAAKNTPCNSKTCEGSIMNPKSLIRGHSKITPSSDDILTQAVDFIDQYYKSFKISNPTEHQARIERVTLEITLTGSYSLTTDELAFGAKQAWRNAPRCIGRIQWANLQLFDARQCKTAEDMFHALCTHLKYATNGGNLRSAITVFPQRTDGDHDFRVWNGQLIKYAGYQMEDGSVIGDPAGVEFTQVCIQLGWKPKYGRFDVLPLVLQANGEDPELFEIPPELILEVPIEHPEYEWFKDLNLKWYAVPAVANMLMEIGGLEFTACPFNGWYMGTEIGVRDFCDSQRYNILERVGQLMGLETRKLSSLWKDQALVAINVAVIHSFQKSKVTITDHHSASESFMQHLETEVRLRGGCPADWVWLVPPMSGSLTPVYHQEMLNYILSPFFFYQADAWLTHKWKDEKKGLWRRKVNFKGLIRAVFFSQVLIKAVMAKRVRCTVLYATETGKSLTFAKKLNTMLSRAFDSRLVCMEDYDLGELETESLLMVVTSTFGNGESPGNGVSFRKQLFSLQNLKNNVRYSVFGLGSRVYPQFCAFAHDVDDKLADLGAKRLTATGEGDELNGQDEAFSAWACTAFKDACEEFNIKTKLKSVEQQSDGWEPQRYRLQHDSCALDQIKALSALHSKTMFPMTLKRRQKLQSAQSSRSTILVELMTDGNTEALNFAAGDHVGIFPENSAELVNGIVKHLPDAPPINQSLHLESLSDSSPEEMRWQTDERIPACTLVQALTYFLDVTTPPSQSLLRKLSTVAGQEEDRKRLEALASDFQEYSTWKDFYRPTFLEVLEEFPSLKVPTTFLLSQIPLLKPRLYSVSSSLDRHPNELHLTVSVVEYHTQGGKGPMHFGTCSTWLNTIKRGHTVPCFIHRSGGFHLPEDPRTPVILIGAGSGIAPFRSFWQQRMHDTKKTGLQMTPMTLLFGCRDSQTDHLYKVETLKLRLDGILDNVNTAYSRQPGKQKMYVQDVLREQLSEKALEVLHKNAGHLYVCGGMNMARDVASTLQDILVNKTGMTITEAGEYLERLKVEKRYHEDIFGA; via the exons GTACTGAGACAGAAACCCACTGTCAAAAG GATGGGAAAACAATTCCAAACCACAACTGTTGAAAAAGACAAACCGACTGTGCAGTCTAAG TTATCAGTCGATCGCCCAGTTCGATGTCCATTCGCTGTTCATTTGCGAAACTATAAGGATGGCTCGACCCTTCAGGATACGCTGCATCACAGAGCAGCTAAG AATACACCATGCAATTCCAAAACTTGCGAGGGCTCCATAATGAATCCCAAATCTCTGATACGTGGTCATTCCAAAATCACACCTTCCTCAGATGACATCCTCACTCAGGCAGTGGATTTCATCGACCAGTACTACAAATCATTCAAAAT CTCCAATCCAACGGAGCACCAGGCTCGGATTGAAAGGGTCACGCTGGAGATCACCCTGACCGGGTCCTACTCACTCACTACAGATGAACTCGCTTTTGGAGCCAAACAAGCATGGAGAAACGCCCCGAGGTGCATTGGCAGGATCCAGTGGGCTAATTTACAG CTTTTCGATGCGCGTCAGTGCAAGACCGCCGAGGACATGTTTCATGCCTTGTGTACTCATCTTAAGTATGCTACTAATGGAGGAAACTTGAG GTCTGCCATCACTGTGTTCCCTCAAAGAACAGATGGAGATCATGATTTCCGGGTATGGAACGGTCAGCTTATAAAGTACGCTGGCTATCAGATGGAAGATGGTAGTGTGATCGGGGACCCAGCAGGTGTGGAGTTTACACAG GTGTGTATTCAGCTAGGATGGAAACCAAAGTATGGTCGCTTTGATGTGCTCCCACTAGTCCTGCAGGCGAATGGAGAGGACCCTGAACTTTTTGAAATTCCTCCAGAACTGATTCTGGAGGTCCCAATAGAGCATCCAGA GTATGAATGGTTCAAAGATCTAAACCTCAAGTGGTATGCAGTTCCTGCAGTGGCCAACATGCTCATGGAAATCGGTGGTCTGGAATTCACAGCATGTCCGTTCAACGGCTGGTACATGGGCACAGAGATTGGAGTGAGGGACTTCTGTGACAGCCAGCGCTACAACATTTTGGAG CGCGTTGGCCAACTAATGGGCTTAGAGACACGCAAGCTGTCTTCACTGTGGAAAGACCAGGCACTCGTGGCTATCAATGTTGCAGTGATTCATAGTTTTCAG AAAAGTAAGGTCACTATCACGGACCATCATTCAGCAAGCGAGTCCTTCATGCAGCACTTGGAGACAGAAGTTCGTCTGCGTGGAGGTTGTCCAGCTGATTGGGTGTGGCTGGTCCCGCCCATGTCTGGCTCCCTCACCCCCGTGTACCATCAGGAGATGCTCAACTACATCCTTTCTCCATTTTTCTTTTATCAG GCTGATGCGTGGCTAACACacaaatggaaagatgagaaGAAAGGACTTTGGAGACGTAAGGTCAACTTCAAAGGACTAATAAG AGCAGTGTTTTTTTCTCAAGTACTCATCAAAGCAGTCATGGCCAAGAGAGTGCGTTGCACTGTTCTCTATGCCACCGAAACAGGGAAGTCACTGACTTTTGCCAAAAAACTGAACACCATGCTCAGCCGTGCCTTCGACTCCAGG CTGGTATGCATGGAGGACTATGATCTCGGTGAGCTTGAGACAGAGAGCCTTCTGATGGTCGTCACCAGTACTTTCGGCAATGGGGAAAGTCCAGGAAATGGAGTG AGCTTCAGGAAGCAGCTTTTCAGCTTGCAAAACTTGAAAAACAATGTCAG GTACAGTGTGTTTGGCCTTGGCTCACGCGTGTACCCACAGTTCTGTGCTTTTGCCCATGATGTGGATGACAAGCTTGCTGATCTGGGGGCCAAGCGTCTGACTGCCACAGGGGAGGGAGATGAACTTAACGGGCAGGATGAGGCTTTCTCTGCCTGGGCTTGCACTGCTTTTAAG GATGCATGTGAGGAGTTCAACATTAAAACAAAGCTGAAGAGTGTTGAGCAACAGTCGGATGGCTGGGAACCACAGAGATACAGACTTCAGCATGACAGTTGCGCTCTGGACCAAATTAAAG CACTGTCTGCTCTTCACTCTAAAACTATGTTTCCTATGACACTGAAAAGAAGGCAGAAACTGCAGAGCGCTCAGTCAAG TCGTTCTACTATCCTGGTTGAGCTGATGACGGATGGAAACACAGAAGCCTTGAACTTTGCCGCTGGAGATCATGTGGGGATTTTTCCTGAGAATTCTGCAGAGTTGGTGAATGGTATTGTGAAGCATCTCCCAGATGCCCCTCCTATTAACCAGAGCCTTCACTTGGAGTCCCTCTCTGACTCTAGCCCTG AGGAAATGAGATGGCAGACAGATGAGCGTATCCCTGCTTGCACTCTGGTCCAGGCTCTTACATACTTCCTTGATGTCACGACTCCACCATCACAAAGTCTGCTGCGCAAACTCTCTACAGTGGCTGGTCAAGAAGAGGATCGCAAACGGCTTGAGGCACTTGCATCG GATTTCCAGGAATATTCTACATGGAAAGATTTCTACAGGCCCACCTTCTTGGAGGTGCTTGAAGAATTTCCCTCTCTAAAAGTCCCTACCACCTTCCTTCTCAGCCAGATTCCTCTGCTGAAGCCCCGTCTGTACTCTGTCAGCTCCTCATTGGACCGTCATCCGAATGAGCTGCACCTCACGGTGTCTGTGGTGGAGTACCACACCCAGG GAGGAAAGGGCCCTATGCATTTTGGCACCTGCAGCACATGGCTTAACACCATCAAAAGAGGACACACAGTTCCCTGCTTCATCCACCG CTCGGGTGGGTTTCATCTCCCAGAAGACCCCAGAACTCCAGTTATTCTGATAGGGGCTGGCAGTGGTATTGCTCCTTTCCGCAGCTTCTGGCAACAGCGCATGCACGACACGAAAAAGACAG GTCTGCAAATGACTCCTATGACACTGCTGTTTGGGTGCCGTGATTCACAAACAGACCATCTGTATAAAGTAGAAACACTGAAGTTGAGACTTGATGGCATTCTGGACAACGTCAATACAGCTTATTCTCGCCAACCTGGTAAACAAAAG ATGTATGTACAGGATGTCTTGAGGGAGCAGCTATCTGAAAAGGCCTTGGAGGTTCTACACAAGAACGCAGGTCATCTGTATGTCTGCGGCGGCATGAACATGGCTCGTGATGTTGCTAGCACTTTGCAAGATATCCTGGTGAATAAAACAGGCATGACCATCACAGAAGCTGGAGAATATCTGGAGAGGTTGAAG GTGGAGAAGAGAtaccatgaagatatttttggaGCCTAA